One genomic window of Magnolia sinica isolate HGM2019 chromosome 3, MsV1, whole genome shotgun sequence includes the following:
- the LOC131240031 gene encoding kinesin-like protein KIN-13A isoform X2: MIRFISHFVGANSQRRFMILLWATRGLMISCISPNAGSCEHTLNTLRYADRVKSLSKSGNAKKDPVLSPTASKESSSASLLPVSGRLEDPFDQNQEVKVADPSQRVVENFSYNSTADFDRHSSSFPANYPFNGREESGATSSSLGREMVDVKNGFGGSISNKPFSYAQNSYDIAEDEKVQKEEKALISAHRKEIEETMEIVREVSLSYIGSLLPF, translated from the exons ATGATCAGATTCATATCCCATTTCGTGGGAGCAAACTCACAGAGGCGCTTCATGATTCTTTTATGGGCAACTCGAGGACTCATGATTTCTTGCATTTCCCCAAATGCAGGCTCCTGTGAACATACACTTAATACCTTGAGATATGCTGATAG GGTTAAAAGCCTCTCCAAGAGTGGTAATGCTAAAAAGGATCCAGTCCTAAGTCCCACTGCTAGCAAGGAATCTTCATCAGCATCATTGTTACCTGTTTCTGGGAGGTTAGAGGATCCTTTTGACCAAAACCAAGAGGTTAAAGTGGCTGATCCGAGTCAGAGAGTTGTAGAAAATTTCTCGTATAATTCTACTGCCGACTTTGATAGACACTCTTCCAGCTTCCCAGCAAATTACCCCTTTAATGGAAGGGAGGAAAGCGGGGCAACTTCTAGTTCTCTAGGTCGGGAGATGGTTGATGTGAAAAATGGCTTTGGAGGTTCGATTAGTAATAAACCATTTTCATATGCTCAAAACTCATATGATATAGCAGAGGATGAGAAAGTGCAGAAG GAAGAAAAGGCTCTCATTTCAGCTCATAGAAAAGAAATTGAAGAGACGATGGAGATTGTGCGTGAAGTAAGTCTGTCTTACATCGGCTCTCTGCTACCCTTTTAA